The following nucleotide sequence is from Deltaproteobacteria bacterium.
CCGAACATGGATCGCCCGAAATGCGTCAGCCAGATCGAGAGGCCGGCATCTCCGCCTTTTCCGATCATCGGATCCAGAGGGTCTTCCTGTAGAAAGGTGGATCGGCGGACATGCCCTTGCAATACGGTTCGTCTCGGGGCTGTCTGTCAGCGTGGACCGCAGTCGTTCGGTCGTCGTAGGCGAGACCGGCAGAATCCACAAGGGCACAGCAATAGAATAGCCATGGGGAACGCTTTTGTCAAACAGAAAGGGCAGAAAAAAAGATCAGGAAACCCTTGTGGGAGCAAACACCGCCTATTCTGTTCAGAAATGCGACCCCCCTCTTCTCCAGCTCGTCTGCCGTCTCAAGGCTCCATCCCATATTAGCAGATCGAAAAATCAAGTCAAGTCTCAGGGAGTCAAACCCCGGGTCCCGAACAGGGAGAACCCCCAGGAAGACCAATTGGCTTTCCGGGGCGGGACCGCTAGAATATACGATCGATCAGGTATCCCGGCAGCGCACCTGAGGCTGGATCCCGAGCAGGAGGTAGACTGGGCTGTTGGTAGGATCGTGAAGAAATTCGGCGGGAAGGCCGCCAGGATCATCCTGGGAGGGGTTTCCGTGGTCCTGGCCTTCCTATCACTGGGTGATGGCGCGCCTGGCAGGACTCGAACCTGCAACCTACGGATTAGAAGTCCGTTGCTCTTTCCATTGAGCTACAGGCGCATCAACGGTTAGCGCCGATTCAGTACCTTTACTGTTGGGGAAATCGTTGGGACTTTTTCCAGCCTCTTCATGATGGCGCGCTTTCTTGCCATGTCAACGTGAATGTACTTCTGGGTCGTCCTGAAGTCGGAATGTCCCATGAGCTCCTGGACTGCATAGGGATCATCATGCGCTTGACTGCCCGCCCTCGATCCGAAGGTATGTCTCAGGTCGTGAATTCTCACGTCTTCCCCCAGGCCGGCAAGCCTCCTGACCTTCTGCCAGACCCTGTCCAGGTGCCAGACCGTGTACGGGAAAATGACCTCACCCTTTGCCACCTTGCCGTTCCTTATAGCCCTTTTGAGGCTTTCGGTCAAGACATCGTTCAGGGGTGTCACAACGTCCCGCTTTTTGCCCTTTCGGACCATCCGGGGTATCCTGATCCAGCCGGCCCTGAAATTGACCATCTCCGGGTCGTTTCTCAGGGCCAGGACCTCACCCACCCTGTAGCCGGCATTGATAAGCACCCTGAACAGAGGCTCGAGATCCGGCTCCACCTCGGCCAGGGCCTCAAACATCCGGCTCTCTTCATCCTCGGTCAAGAAGCGCTCTCTGCCGAATTCGGGAAACCTCTTGACCCCTCTGACCGGGTTGGGCAGCTTTGCCACGTTGAAGGCATGGCTCAGAAGGGCAAGCTCCCGGTTGACGGATGCAAGGCCCGTCCTGCCCTTTGCCTCTATCTCCTGCCTCCTCTCCCTCTTGTAACGCTCCACGTCCATCCGGCTTATCTGTGAGACCCGCTTCCCGCCGAAAAACGCCTTCAGGTGAACCGCCGAGGTCCTGTCCCTTGCATGGGACTTTTCGGCCTTGTTGATCGAGACCTCGGCAAGGTAGGTGTCAATGAACCTCGAAAAGCCGGGGTCCTGTGCCTTTGGCCTCAGCCTTCCCTCTATCAGGGCCGTCTTGCGCCTTGCCGCCTCCTCTTTGGCAAAGGTCTTTGACACCCGGCCCAGGCATTCCGTGTACCGCCTGCCCCTCACCCAAAAGT
It contains:
- a CDS encoding tyrosine-type recombinase/integrase, whose amino-acid sequence is MGSGVYKRGQSYYVDFWVRGRRYTECLGRVSKTFAKEEAARRKTALIEGRLRPKAQDPGFSRFIDTYLAEVSINKAEKSHARDRTSAVHLKAFFGGKRVSQISRMDVERYKRERRQEIEAKGRTGLASVNRELALLSHAFNVAKLPNPVRGVKRFPEFGRERFLTEDEESRMFEALAEVEPDLEPLFRVLINAGYRVGEVLALRNDPEMVNFRAGWIRIPRMVRKGKKRDVVTPLNDVLTESLKRAIRNGKVAKGEVIFPYTVWHLDRVWQKVRRLAGLGEDVRIHDLRHTFGSRAGSQAHDDPYAVQELMGHSDFRTTQKYIHVDMARKRAIMKRLEKVPTISPTVKVLNRR